TTTGCATTGAGAAGAATGGAATCAGGATATTCAAGAAACAGACCGGGATACATGGTCTCAATCTCATTCAGCTTCTTTTCAGCCTCCTGGTAAAGGCCAACCTTATGATAATAATTACCTATCCAAAGGTTTGCCTCCATCGCATATTTTGTGTCACTATACTGGTCCAGAATGGTTTTAAAATCCTTTATAGCCTTTTCTGTCTGATCGATCTGTAAAAATATCTTACCTCTTGTAAGATAGGCAAGGGGTGTTAACTCAGGGATATCGCGGCTTATGACAATGCTCAGATAACCCAGGGCCTGGTATCCATTGTCCATTTCAGAGGCAACTATGGCCATCCTGATATAGGCAGGCGGGACATATTTTGATTTTTCAAAGTTTTCAACAGCAAATGTGTATGCCCTGATAACCTTTTCACCAATGCCTTTATCGCCCTTTTCCCACTGGTCAAAATAGAAATCGCCGCGCCAGAATGCGATCGCTTCACGCAAAATAGATTTTGGAAATTCATTTAGAAACTGGTTGGCAAGTGTAATGCCCATGCCATAATCGCTTATCTCCTTTGCCTGCCTTATGCGTCCAAGCAGGAATGCCTCTCCAGGGCTTAATTTATCGACATTAACAGTTATATCAGCGCTGGCGGTCAGGGTTTCTTTTAATGTGGGTTTAATATCAGCAGTGATATGGGGCACTGATACCTTCTCATTGGCGGTACTGTTTTTGATGTTGTTCATTGCCACATTTTTATCTATCTTCATGCGCACAATATTCCTGAACTCATTTTTTTCAGGATCATTAATATTGTATTTTGCAGGGGTATCTTTCTTTTCTGTATTATTATCGGATGATAATCTTACCAGTATCTCTTCAGGTCTTTCTGCCATATCCAGCACAAATCTGTTACCTACTGGTATCCATGATATCCCTGTCTGGTCAGGGGCTGAATTGAGGTCAAGTCGAACTGAAGTGGATTTGTCATTTATTTCAGAGACAATGGCGCTGTTTAACCACTTGTCTGAACTGTAATTTCTGGTTTTAACTCTTTCAGATGTGGCATCAATAAAAAGCATCAGGGCATTTGTCTCAGAGTATTCTATCCTCCATCGCGGTCTTTCTAATGTACCAATAACCATCCTTGCTGCATTTTCCTTAAATCCGAACCTGATATCTTTTATTACTGTCCCTGTGTTTGCATTACCGGTATTTTCTGTATCATCAGCAGATTCTATGTTTACCAGAAAAACAGACCTTTCATTTATCCAGCCGCATGTGACCCGGCCATGATATATATCTGTTGTAAGAACGAAATCGGTTTTGGTTTTATCTGCTGCGCTATCGAGGTGAATATAAGGGTTATTTACCAGGCTGGCACCAAACCCTTCCGGTTTATCAGTATCTTTAAAAGAGAGGGAAAGCCAGCCGTTCCCTGAATCACCCAGCGAATAAAAAGGTTTTTTTGCAAGTTTGAACGTATATAAAAATGAGCTCTCCTTTTTAACAGCCTCAAGATCAGAAAGCTTGTTTTTTATGGCCTCGGCCCCGGTCAGACCATGTTGACCAGGAAAAAGCGTAATTATTCCTGCTATAAAAAAATATTTTAATTTGCTCATTTCTTATTCTTGTCTGCTATAGTTTTAAGAAGGTAGATAATCTCTTCCTGCTGCCTGATGATCTGAAGGTTTGTTTCCACCATAAACCTTGATGATACTGATATTTCACGCAGATATTCAGTATCCTTATCGTTGCTGTAGGTAGTTACCCTGTCATCTCTCAAGGATTCATAGAATTCTTTATTTAGCCTGAGGTACACACCATCAGGTATTTTTTTATTTGAGACTGAATCATCTTCTGCAATGCAGTAGAGAGCAATCCCTGAGGCAGTAATGAAAATTAACACTGAGATATATATGACCTTTTTTATTCTGTTATTCATTTTTTATGTCCCTGTGAAAGATCTTTCATATAGTGCTCAATAGCACAACCTATGCCATCCGGTTTTTTTACCGGCAAATAACCCAACTGTTAATATAACATCTTTAATTAATTGGTAATTTATGTAAATAAAGCCATTTTCTTATCTGGCTTTTTAAAATACTCCCCATGATAATGTCAATAAATTGACATTGAGAAAATTTTCAATAGAGCAATAAGTTAAAAAAAGACAAAAATTTGTCAAAAATCTCTTTTTCATTTTCAGGCAGATGTGAAGGTATTTATGCCTGATAATATTAACTGGAACGGAAAATTTTTCATTTTATAATTATTAAGGGAACAATTTTCCTACAATGAGACCAGTGCAGAGTACCTGACATATCCGGCTGATCCATCCCACTTATGTAATTATAGTCCAATCCCACTAGCCAAATCGAAATCGAAATCCAAGTCGTACTATCTTTTACCTTCACAAATTAATGACCCTGTTTCCTGAAAACCTATTTATGGCATTATTATTGCTATTTACATATCAAGGAGAATAAAGGATGAATATAATCGATGTGCTTGAGAAGAAGAGAGACAATTTTTTTAAAATAAGGAATATCGCAACACAACAGGAAGAGCTGTTGTCTGATGATAGTCTTGATGAGTATATCTCATTATGGGAAAAAAGGGAGCAGATCACAAAGGAGATCGATTCTGATCAGAAAAAATACAGATCAGCCTTTGAAAGTGCTGATAAAAGGGAAAGAGAAATAGCAGTGTCTTTAAACAGGGAAATATCCGAGGTAATTGAATCCATAATGGATGTGGATAAAAGGGTTGAAGAGCTTGTAAGAGAAAAACGTGATCTTTTTTTATGTGATATTAAAGAATTAAAAAAGGGTCGTACCGCTGTAAAAAGTTATGAAAATAAGAAAGGGCCTGTGTATTCAAAGTTTATCAAGACTATTGGATAAATAATTTCCATCCAGGCAATTTATTAATTAAAGAATATGGAAAAAAACATTTCTGAGAATAAACAGGGGACACTTAAAGAGTTGATCAACTCCCTGATGCTGGAGATTGAAAAAAAGGATCCGGCCATGAAGGCGCATGCAACAAGGGTTGCAAACCAGTGTGTATTGTTCGCTAAGGAACTTGACCGCCCTTCAAAGGAGATAAACCAGATATATATAGCGGGGCTCCTTCATGATATTGGTATGGTTTTTATCCCGGACAACATATCATCAAGGAAAAATGGCCTCAATGAATCGGAGATGGAATTCATCAAAAAACACCCCATTCTTTCTGAAAAAATATTATCAAAATATGATGTTTTAAAAGAGATTTTACCAGTGATACGCCACCACCATGAGGCCATAGATGGAAGCGGATACCCTGATGGATTAAAAGATGGTGATATACCCATAGGGGCAAAAATCCTGCATATAATAAACATTTATGACAGGCTGATGACCAATGGAAATAATTCAAAGCCATCAAGTGTTGATGAGGCGCTTGATGGAATGAAAAAATTATCAGGGCATACGCTTGACACGGGATTAACCGAACGCTTTATATCCTTCATAAAACCGGATGAAACCAATCAGGATAATAGAGATATAAATTCCAATCCGGCACCTGTAAGGAAAGAACCTGAAAAGCCCCTTGATAATGAGGAGATATTAAAGGGTTCAATAAAAGATATTGTATCCGGTATAATACAAAAATTCAGGAATAATGATTTAAATCTGCCGGTATTACCTGAAGTAGTTAAAAATATCCAGGATGTTATCAATTCCCCTTCAAGCGGTGTGGACAAGCTTGCAGAGGTGATTGAAAAGGATGCAGTGATTTCTGTCAGGCTGATACATGTTGCAAATTCTGTCCTATACAGGGGCGCAGAGAAGATACATACAGTAAAACAGGCTATCCCGCGCATAGGGGCAAAGGAGACACAGAGCATTGTAGCTACAATAGCAAACAAAAGCCTTTATGAGGTCAAAGACAAAATATTTAAAAAAATGATGGAAAGGTTATGGAAACATTCCCTTGCAACCGCATTTGCCGCGAGGAGCATTGCCGGGGAATTGAGGCTAGGGGACACGGAAAAATACTATTTTATGGGCCTTGTCCATGATATCGGGAAGGTATTGATACTTAAGACCCTGGGAGATGCCCACTACAAGGATCAAACCCTGAATCTAGATGACATGATCGCTGAAGTGAGGGCTGCCCATACAGGTTTTGGCAGCTCCATATTGAGAAAATGGGGCTTTGGTGAAGACTATTGCCGGGTCTGTCTTCTTCATTCAGGTCCAAAGTTTAAACCAACTGCTGATAAGGAGATACTTGTCACCAATCTGGCAGGCAATATCGCAAAAAAGGCAGGTTTCGGTGTGACAAGCACACCTGATTCTATTAACATCTCTACCCTTTTTTCAAGGATACTGCTTGGCATTGAACCCCCTTTGGTTGATTCTATTACAGAAGATACTGCCAGGCGCATGAGTGAAACGTCAGATATTTTCCATTAGAAAACTATTATCCTCGTTTTGACTTTCAGAATTCAATACCAAGCGATGTTTTTTTTAAGACCTGTTTTCCATTATCTTCTTTATTATTGGGTGGTTACACCTATATATCATTCCTTTGATATCTTAAATCAATAAATGATAAATTTTTCATTTAAGAATACTTGATTATAATACGATACCGTATTATATTGCGCCGTATTATTTTTTGTCGAACTTAAATGGAGCTCTTTATAGAGGAAACAGCCAATGAAAGATCAAAGATACACTGACATAATAATTGGATCATTAAAGGCATGGCCGGATGAAGACAAAGATATAGTGCGAGAAGGTCTCTATCTCCTGGACCTTCACAGGGAAATAGAGATGGTTACAGATATAATCGGGTCCAAACTTGGCCTTCATGTAAGGCAGATTGAGATACTTGAAATCCTTTATAACCACCCTGATATGAGGTTAACACCTGCACAACTGGCAGATGAGGTGCACCTTACACGCTCAACCATGACAGGAAACCTCGACTCTCTTCAAAAAAAGGGGTTTATTAAAAGGGAATCCCATCCGATTGACAGAAGGATGCTGCTCATAACACTCACACAGGAAGGCATTGATTTTTGTAAAAAAACAATGCCAAAAAGATATGCGCATGTCTTAAGGGTCATGAAAGGCATGTCAGGAGATGAAAGAAAAAATCTCAGTAAAATATACTCTAAATTACTTGGCATTATCAAGGAACTGGCAGAGGAGTAAAACAATTGTTAACCAATAAAAAATCTTTACCTGAATTTTGTTATGGAATTATTATCTTCGCATTTTTGGCTGCAACTACAGGGTGTTCAACAAATTCATTAGCATTACGAAAAACAGAGCTTACTAAATTTAATGATGAAATCGCTCTGAAAACCAGCCAGGTTTTGTCAAAGGATAAAACCTATGACCTTAACTCATGTATTCAAATCGCTCTTGAAAATAACCTTGATATCAGGATTGCAGAGATAAATTCACGTCTGGCAAAATTGGATAAAAAGATCGCCTTCACCTATTTCCTTCCCCAGGTGGATATCACAGCAACCAGAACAGATACGGATAAATATCAGATGCGCTATACAGGAAGCTCCTATATGGCCATGTCTGACCAGGAGACAAGGGTAACTGTAATCAACGGTCAACTCGCCATCTTTAATCCTGAGACATGGTTTTTGTACAGCGCATATAGCAAAGGGGATGATATCCAGGGGCTAATAAACACGAGGGTTAAGCAGGGTATAAGGCTTCAGGTCACTGCCCTTTATCTTTCATGCCTGTCACTGGAATCAGCATATGCAGCAGCAGAATCAGCATCAGCGCAGGCAGAAGCCCTCTTAAAAGAGATGGAGGCCCTGCATAAAGAGGGCATGATTCTAAAAAGCGATCTTGAAAAGGCCCAGGCATTCAAAGCCATGCAGCAGAATAACCTGTCCGAGGTAAAAAGACAAAAAATATATGCAAAGGCAGAGTTGCTTGAGGCCATGGGGCTCTATCCTCTTTCCGAGATAACGCTTGGCGCCCCCCCTTCCCTTTCAATAGATGAAAGGGAGCTCTCTGAGATGATCACTACGGCGCTGCTTAACCGGCCGGAACTCATGGCCGCTGATTTAGGAATTGAGGCCAAAGGCGATTCCCTAAAGATGGCAATATCCGCCTTTCTCCCTAAAATATTTCTTATCGGTGACTTCACCAATAACAGGGACTCATTCTTAAAGTACAGTGACATCTTAACATACGGGGCATCAGGCATCCTTACCGTATTTGATGGATTTGCAAACATATATAAATATAAGGCTGCAAAACAGGAAAAGGCACAGGCAATGGTTGAACGCGAACAGGCTTGCATCAAAATAATGCTTGAGGTCATAAATGCAAAGCAGGCCTTTGATCGTGAGGCGGATAACAGAGAGCGGTTAAAACTGGAGCTTGATTCAGCAAAAAGCAGCTTAAATGAAACAATGTCATTATGGAAAGAAGGCATGGTGACTTCATCAAAAAAACTTGAGTCAGCAACATATTACACATCAATAAAAAGCAATATGGAGCTTGCAGATTACAGGTATCAGGTAGCAGCGGCTACAATGGCTGATGTTATGGGCATAACAGGAAAGGAATAGGATCGTGAAAAATTTAACAGTTTACCTTACGCTTATAGTAATAATATTACTAGGAGGCCATGCACTATTCGCCTCTGATGCTAAACAGAAATCACAGGAAAACATTGCTACAGTAGTGGTTACAAACACAAGAAAAATGATCTTTGAAGAGAGGGTGGAAACATCCGGTAATCTTGAGACCAGATATTATTCTATTGTTTCTGCACGCTCTTCCGGGATTATAGATAATATCTTTGTCAGGGAGGGCGACCAGGTGATTTCCGGAAAAACAAACCTCTTCCAGATCGACAAGATAAAATCAGCACAGTCTGTTGATATCTCAAAACATTCTGTATCGGTTGCCGAGTTTACACACAGGGCCAGGGTCTCAACAGTTAAAAGAGTAGAGGCTGATTACAACAAGGCTAAGCTTGATTATGAACGTTATCAGAGGCTTTACAAAGATAACATGGCTGTTACAAAGAATGCCCTTGAAGCTCAGGAATCACGTTACATACAGACAAAGGCGGCTTTTGATGAGGCAAATGCAATGGCTGATCTATCTGAAAAGCAGCTTGAACAGGCGCGCGCACAATACATCATAGCAGAGAAGGATTATGAAAATTCCATGGGGCTTTCTCCTATCAGCGGCTATGTAAGTAAAAGGTTCAAAGAGCCAGGCGAAATGGTATCTGCTGGCACCCCCATTGTCCAGATAGATGACCTCTCTGTTCTTGAGGTTTCAGCTTTTCTTCCTGCTGCCTATTACCAGAAGGTGATCACCGATAAAACAACCATGAAAATAACTGTTGGCAACATAGATGTGGGGGAGCTTCCGGTGGTATATAAAAGCCCTGTGATTGACAGCAGACTCAGGAATTTTGAGATCAAGACCCTCATTAAAAATCCTCCCAAAGGGGTTACCTCAGGCGATATTGCCCGCATTAAAGTTGTTCTTCAGTCGCATTCAGGTACAGGCGTACCACGTGAAACAGTGCTCAGAAAACTCGACGGTATAAAATTATTTATAACACAACAGGGAATCGCAAAAATGGTTTCTGTTGAAACAGGGATTGAAAATGACGGCTGGATTGAAATTATCTCTAAGGATATTAAACAGGGTATACCTGTAGTTACCATGGGCCAGGATCGGCTTTTTGACGGCGCTCCTGTAACGATTCTCAGGGAGGAAAAATAAATGTTTCTTTCTGATGCATCCATAAGAAGACCTGTGGCCATGGGATGCCTTATCATCGCTTTTACCATTCTCGGGTTTAATGCCGCTAGAAAGATTGGCCTGGAGCTGATGCCAAGGGCTGAGATGCCATATGTAACCATCACCACAATATACCCTGGAGCAAGCCCTTCAGAGATCGAAACCGATATTGCAAAACCCATAGAAGACCAGATGGTAACACTGGACGGGCTCAAACATGTAACCTCTACATGCATGGAAAATGTGGCACAGACAATGCTTCAATTTAACCTTGATGTTGATGTTGATATAGCGGCAACCGATGTCCGCGAAAAACTTGACCTCATAAAGGCAGACTTTCCAAAGGATGCGGAAGACCCCAAGATACTCAAGTATGATATCAATGCATCTCCGATCATCCAGATGGCTTTAACAGGGGATGTTCCAATAGATGAGTTGTATGATTACGCGGACAATGCGCTGCGTGACCGGATCACGGTTATCTCAGGTGTAGCAGATGTTACCCTTGTTGGCGGTGCTGAGAGAGAGGTTCATGTGATACTTGACAGAGAAAAACTGGCTGCAAGATCTCTTACCAGTGCCAACGTTGTCCAGGCCATAAGCCAGGGAGTAGGAATTATTCCTTCCGGTCGTATCAGGGGAAACAACATGGAATACTCTGTAAAATATGATGCAGATTATACCAACGTTGAAGAGCTTAATTATCTTGAAGTCACCAACGTGGATGGCCAGCGTTGCTATATAAAAGATATTGGTCATGTTGGGATGAGCACTGAAGAGCTGAGGCAGATGGCTGTTGTGGATGGGAGGCAATGTGTTGCTATCAAGGTCGTTAAAAAATCCGATGCAAATGCAGTAAATGTAGTAAACGGTGTAAAAGCTGCAATGGATAGTATCAGGGAACGTCTCCCCGGAGGAATGGAGCTTTTATGGATAACCGATGACGGGACATTCATCGGTGCAACCATGAGCAGCGCCTGGTCAAATGTTATTCAGGGGATAATACTCACTGCCCTGATCCTTTTTGTGTTTCTTTATAATTTCAGGGCGCTCCTCGTTGTATCAATCACCATGCCTCTTACTATAATCATCGGCATTTTCTTTATGTATTTTATGGGGTTCACCTTTAACACCCTTACACTGCTTTCAATCGGCCTTTCTGTGGGTGTTCTGGTAACAAACTCGATAGTTGTTCTTGAGGCTATTTCAACAAGGCTTGATGAAACAGGAGACCCTGTAGCATCTTCCAGGCTTGGCGCAAAAGAGACTTTTATCGCTGTTCTGGCAAGTGCAGGGACAAATGTTGTGGTGCTTTTTCCTTTATCAATAATGGGAAGCCAGGTTGGTGTTTTCATTAAATCATTTGCCCTTTCAATGGTTATAATGACACTTGTTTCTCTTTTCATATCCTTTACACTTACTCCCCTTCTCTGCTCTCTGATGTTAAAACCAAAGGATAAAAATTCAAAATCACGCCTTGCCATAATGGAAAAGGGGTGGAACAATCTTTTTGACAGGATAGTATATGGTTATGGCAAATCTTTATCTTTTCTTGAAAGGCACAAATTTGCCGGGGTTGGTGTGCTGATTCTAGTTGCATTTTTCTTTTTCAGTTCACTCTTTATTGCATCAAGGCTGGGAAGCGGGTTTGTAAGCGAGTCTGACAGGGGTGATATCTTTGTGAAGCTGGAATTTCCCACCTGGTACAACCTTAACCATACAAAAAAACGGGTCGACGACTGCGTGGAAAGACTCAAAGATCTTCCAAACCTCAGGCATGTACTCATGAGCATCGGAAAGGTCGAGGGTATGATTGGGCAGGCTTCAGAGGGTGTAAACCTTGCTCAGGTCCTGCTTAGTTTTAATGATAAGACAGAGAGAGATGAGTCTATTCATGATCTGCTCAAAGAGATACGAAGCCGCCTGGAGAATGTTCCTGATGCCATCATTGCAGCCAGTATCCCCACAATAGTGGGAGGACAGAGTACAGGTATAGAGCTTGAAATCGCAGGTGAGGACTTAAGTGTACTTGACAGCCTCGCGATCAAGGCAAAAGAACTTACAATGGATATTAACGGGATAATTGATCAGGATACCACTGTAAGAATAGGAAAACCTGAGATCAGGATCAGGCCAAACAGGGAGATAATGGCAGATATTGGCCACCCGGTAACAGGGCTTGGTATTGTAATGAGAGGGAACATTGAAGGAATTGAAGCGGGCACATATAAACGCAATGCAAGAAACTATGACATTGTTGTAAAAATGGCAGAAACAGAGGGTAAAGAACAGATAAACAATACCCTTTTACCTGGTAAAAACGCCCCTATTCTTCTGGAAAACCTGGCATATATTGAAGAAACAACAATGCCGGTACAGATAATCAGAAAGGATAAACTCAGAATTTCCAAGCTTTTTGGCAACCTTGAAGATGGGATGCCGCTGGGTACGGCTGTCAGCAGGATAACAAAAGCCCTTAATGAAAAAGGCGGATTGATGCCAGGTTACCGCTTTTCCTTTTCAGGGATGTTTGAGGTAATGGCTGAGGCACAGACCGAAATATCTGAGGCAGCGATGCTTGCAATGGTACTTGTTTTTCTTACACTGGCAGCAATCATGGAATCTTTTAAACAGCCATTTATCATACTGATTACAGTTCCGCTAGCCTTGATAGGTATCTTTTATGGTCTTTTTGCCGCAGGAAAAAGCATTGAACTCTTTGCACTTATGGGTGGTGTAATGCTCATTGGCATTGTTGTTAATAATGCGATCCTGATAATGGACCGTCTTAATGTG
This portion of the Desulfatiglans sp. genome encodes:
- a CDS encoding efflux RND transporter periplasmic adaptor subunit translates to MKNLTVYLTLIVIILLGGHALFASDAKQKSQENIATVVVTNTRKMIFEERVETSGNLETRYYSIVSARSSGIIDNIFVREGDQVISGKTNLFQIDKIKSAQSVDISKHSVSVAEFTHRARVSTVKRVEADYNKAKLDYERYQRLYKDNMAVTKNALEAQESRYIQTKAAFDEANAMADLSEKQLEQARAQYIIAEKDYENSMGLSPISGYVSKRFKEPGEMVSAGTPIVQIDDLSVLEVSAFLPAAYYQKVITDKTTMKITVGNIDVGELPVVYKSPVIDSRLRNFEIKTLIKNPPKGVTSGDIARIKVVLQSHSGTGVPRETVLRKLDGIKLFITQQGIAKMVSVETGIENDGWIEIISKDIKQGIPVVTMGQDRLFDGAPVTILREEK
- a CDS encoding HDOD domain-containing protein, whose amino-acid sequence is MEKNISENKQGTLKELINSLMLEIEKKDPAMKAHATRVANQCVLFAKELDRPSKEINQIYIAGLLHDIGMVFIPDNISSRKNGLNESEMEFIKKHPILSEKILSKYDVLKEILPVIRHHHEAIDGSGYPDGLKDGDIPIGAKILHIINIYDRLMTNGNNSKPSSVDEALDGMKKLSGHTLDTGLTERFISFIKPDETNQDNRDINSNPAPVRKEPEKPLDNEEILKGSIKDIVSGIIQKFRNNDLNLPVLPEVVKNIQDVINSPSSGVDKLAEVIEKDAVISVRLIHVANSVLYRGAEKIHTVKQAIPRIGAKETQSIVATIANKSLYEVKDKIFKKMMERLWKHSLATAFAARSIAGELRLGDTEKYYFMGLVHDIGKVLILKTLGDAHYKDQTLNLDDMIAEVRAAHTGFGSSILRKWGFGEDYCRVCLLHSGPKFKPTADKEILVTNLAGNIAKKAGFGVTSTPDSINISTLFSRILLGIEPPLVDSITEDTARRMSETSDIFH
- a CDS encoding efflux RND transporter permease subunit, whose translation is MFLSDASIRRPVAMGCLIIAFTILGFNAARKIGLELMPRAEMPYVTITTIYPGASPSEIETDIAKPIEDQMVTLDGLKHVTSTCMENVAQTMLQFNLDVDVDIAATDVREKLDLIKADFPKDAEDPKILKYDINASPIIQMALTGDVPIDELYDYADNALRDRITVISGVADVTLVGGAEREVHVILDREKLAARSLTSANVVQAISQGVGIIPSGRIRGNNMEYSVKYDADYTNVEELNYLEVTNVDGQRCYIKDIGHVGMSTEELRQMAVVDGRQCVAIKVVKKSDANAVNVVNGVKAAMDSIRERLPGGMELLWITDDGTFIGATMSSAWSNVIQGIILTALILFVFLYNFRALLVVSITMPLTIIIGIFFMYFMGFTFNTLTLLSIGLSVGVLVTNSIVVLEAISTRLDETGDPVASSRLGAKETFIAVLASAGTNVVVLFPLSIMGSQVGVFIKSFALSMVIMTLVSLFISFTLTPLLCSLMLKPKDKNSKSRLAIMEKGWNNLFDRIVYGYGKSLSFLERHKFAGVGVLILVAFFFFSSLFIASRLGSGFVSESDRGDIFVKLEFPTWYNLNHTKKRVDDCVERLKDLPNLRHVLMSIGKVEGMIGQASEGVNLAQVLLSFNDKTERDESIHDLLKEIRSRLENVPDAIIAASIPTIVGGQSTGIELEIAGEDLSVLDSLAIKAKELTMDINGIIDQDTTVRIGKPEIRIRPNREIMADIGHPVTGLGIVMRGNIEGIEAGTYKRNARNYDIVVKMAETEGKEQINNTLLPGKNAPILLENLAYIEETTMPVQIIRKDKLRISKLFGNLEDGMPLGTAVSRITKALNEKGGLMPGYRFSFSGMFEVMAEAQTEISEAAMLAMVLVFLTLAAIMESFKQPFIILITVPLALIGIFYGLFAAGKSIELFALMGGVMLIGIVVNNAILIMDRLNVLVNEGVPRHQAMVRAACDRFRPIAMITLAAVLGMLPLAAGSGIGAEMRQACGAASVGGIFVSGILTMYVLPVIYNMFTRRKS
- a CDS encoding tetratricopeptide repeat protein, whose amino-acid sequence is MSKLKYFFIAGIITLFPGQHGLTGAEAIKNKLSDLEAVKKESSFLYTFKLAKKPFYSLGDSGNGWLSLSFKDTDKPEGFGASLVNNPYIHLDSAADKTKTDFVLTTDIYHGRVTCGWINERSVFLVNIESADDTENTGNANTGTVIKDIRFGFKENAARMVIGTLERPRWRIEYSETNALMLFIDATSERVKTRNYSSDKWLNSAIVSEINDKSTSVRLDLNSAPDQTGISWIPVGNRFVLDMAERPEEILVRLSSDNNTEKKDTPAKYNINDPEKNEFRNIVRMKIDKNVAMNNIKNSTANEKVSVPHITADIKPTLKETLTASADITVNVDKLSPGEAFLLGRIRQAKEISDYGMGITLANQFLNEFPKSILREAIAFWRGDFYFDQWEKGDKGIGEKVIRAYTFAVENFEKSKYVPPAYIRMAIVASEMDNGYQALGYLSIVISRDIPELTPLAYLTRGKIFLQIDQTEKAIKDFKTILDQYSDTKYAMEANLWIGNYYHKVGLYQEAEKKLNEIETMYPGLFLEYPDSILLNAKNYIYLKKYSEAREHLFRAVNLGGQQESLDLLLSRIGDTYHNEENDKEAEKYYRMVVDYYPGSEGASISKLRLAEYFSDIAMLDEVGKTSTDETISEIAQLEKGYQLFENKEYAETIKTIKEIALKPIQTETRKDAKRLYLRSVEKEIERLKDAGMYNDLIFVYDENREDITDKINPEALVKVAEGYRKLGRNDEAVRVYNQINAHDIDIDSRGNFMLGLADSYISMNDTDRAITFLEKAKKEKIEQNDLQMVNMRLADMYQLKGRNKEAEDIYNQIIKNSNTLPPHDMAKAYLNLGINFKGRKQYNEARNALVNSINIALDNKGSQELLPRSYIELGNVLHAEGKYLQAVKAFEKGFDLGYDSDNQDYWEIRFRQAMGYIKTGDNSKAETLLGDISEGGEDSILQQRAQLKLGSIQLSKQLKVLSMGED
- a CDS encoding TolC family protein, with the translated sequence MLTNKKSLPEFCYGIIIFAFLAATTGCSTNSLALRKTELTKFNDEIALKTSQVLSKDKTYDLNSCIQIALENNLDIRIAEINSRLAKLDKKIAFTYFLPQVDITATRTDTDKYQMRYTGSSYMAMSDQETRVTVINGQLAIFNPETWFLYSAYSKGDDIQGLINTRVKQGIRLQVTALYLSCLSLESAYAAAESASAQAEALLKEMEALHKEGMILKSDLEKAQAFKAMQQNNLSEVKRQKIYAKAELLEAMGLYPLSEITLGAPPSLSIDERELSEMITTALLNRPELMAADLGIEAKGDSLKMAISAFLPKIFLIGDFTNNRDSFLKYSDILTYGASGILTVFDGFANIYKYKAAKQEKAQAMVEREQACIKIMLEVINAKQAFDREADNRERLKLELDSAKSSLNETMSLWKEGMVTSSKKLESATYYTSIKSNMELADYRYQVAAATMADVMGITGKE
- a CDS encoding MarR family transcriptional regulator, whose protein sequence is MKDQRYTDIIIGSLKAWPDEDKDIVREGLYLLDLHREIEMVTDIIGSKLGLHVRQIEILEILYNHPDMRLTPAQLADEVHLTRSTMTGNLDSLQKKGFIKRESHPIDRRMLLITLTQEGIDFCKKTMPKRYAHVLRVMKGMSGDERKNLSKIYSKLLGIIKELAEE